A genome region from Candidatus Omnitrophota bacterium includes the following:
- a CDS encoding AtpZ/AtpI family protein — MRKEDFYKEVKTVGFATFIPFMLAAGPLSGYFVGDFLQKKFNLSTHVVLVSVVFGLVVGIMEAIRIIRLVARTTKR; from the coding sequence ATGCGCAAGGAAGATTTTTATAAAGAGGTAAAAACAGTTGGTTTTGCCACTTTTATCCCGTTTATGCTGGCGGCGGGGCCGCTTTCGGGTTATTTTGTCGGGGATTTTTTACAAAAGAAATTTAATTTGTCTACACATGTAGTGTTGGTAAGTGTTGTTTTTGGTTTGGTAGTAGGTATAATGGAAGCGATCAGGATCATAAGGCTTGTAGCCAGGACAACTAAGAGATGA